GGATATACTGGACCAACTTGCCGGTATCAGAAATGGCGACGTTTGGAAGCGGAGTTGTCTCAGGCAGAACAAAGGATCTCAAATAAGTTCCATCATCTTGCTAATTCCGATGTCAGCTCATCCACAGCTCAGTCCACACGACAAACGAACCTTGATAGGAAGATAAGTACGCGGCTGCGTGAGAGAATTCTCAAAGTAATTCGGAAACAGCACCGCTGTTGTCTTCTTCCACAGAGCAGGTTTCTCGGTTCGAATGTAATCTGTTACAGCTGCTTTGCTCTGCCAATGATAGACATGGGGATATTTCCCATCCGAGATACTTTTAGCGTCAGGCAAGCTCGCCCAGATGATTTGTTCGAGATCGGGTAGATCAGCGGCTATATCCATGATGCGCTTGccttgctcttcctctttggtAGCGGACATGTGCTGCCAGAAGTCGGTCATGGCGAAGATGGCGTTGGCGCCTTCGAAGGCCCGTCGGAGACTTTCGGggtcatcaacatctgctTGATGTACTTGAATTCCAAGTCCCTCCAAGGCTTCGGCTTTGGGGGAAGAGACATTTCGGGTTAGACCGCGGATATGGTACCTGTCCTGAGATTTGGCAAGTGTCCGGATAACAGAGCCTCCCTAAGAAAGAACAGGTTAAACTAAATGCTCTGCACAGATTGAAGCGGGTGTCATACCTGAAGGCCTGTCGCACCAATAACGACCAcagtcttcttgtcttgagtCATGGTGATATGGTTTCTAACGTAGAGACTCAAGCCTAGCCTCTAGTGACAGATTCTGTGCTGGATAGATTCCTGGGAATACCCGTGGGAGATGCACCTTTTTATACAACATCTTGGAATATAAATGATTCCATAGGCAGTGGAGTTCTGTAACGACGCCTCGGGGTTCAATTGGAACTTTGTTGAATTGATGTCATAGATCCCTCTAATTTCCCGCTTATTCAGCGCATTCGTGATGCTTAGTGTCCACAAATACCGGACGCATGAGAATGCCTGAGACAGGCAAGAATTATTACAAGGCtgatcaacgccatcaatTCTCATTTAACAATGTTGAAAAATCTCCAGATCTGGGCGAATAGGTCCTAAAATGCGCTGTCGCAGAGTAGGTACCACATCTCGGATCGGTAAAGATGGCCACATCCCGATTATTAGCGCTGATTTGTCCAACTGCCGACTCGGAAAACCCGAGCCGCGACGATAGCCAGAAAATTTCCTGGCTTAATAACACTACCTGATCCATCTTTAGAAGTGACAAGCAGaaaatcatcaacagccaATTGCAATGCCCAAATCGACTAGAGGTCGAAAACCGCGTGCTTGCGACTCCTGTCGCAGGAAGAAGGTAGGTTTTCCTCCACTGACTCTTCCGTCTTGGAGTAGTGAGGCCGTCGCGCTGCAACGCGCAGTTGTTTTGGGTCACTGAATCGCTTCATGCTATATCAACAACCAAGTTCATTACTAGTTTAGTTGGCTAACTCACTCCTAGATTCAGTGTGACCGGGCTGTGCCGCAGTGCGATTACTGCCAACATCATGGCCTGACGTGTTCCTACAACCAAGCTGCAAAGACAGAGGGATCCGCAATTCGGTATGCCGAGGCCTTGGCCATTTCACTCAGGCATTTTCAACTGACTGATTACAACAGATCTCGATTTTCAAGGCTTCCAAAACTTCCGTCACCGAATCGCCAGCTTAGTCCATCTGAACAAGATGATGGGGAGCTCATTCACCCTAGTAAGAATCGTCCTTGCCCTATTACTTCTCCCTTCTGCTAATACACGATGTTTTTTCTTTAGCGAGTGATGCTCATGTTCGTAATCCAAC
This genomic stretch from Fusarium fujikuroi IMI 58289 draft genome, chromosome FFUJ_chr09 harbors:
- a CDS encoding related to NmrA-like family protein, whose translation is MTQDKKTVVVIGATGLQGGSVIRTLAKSQDRYHIRGLTRNVSSPKAEALEGLGIQVHQADVDDPESLRRAFEGANAIFAMTDFWQHMSATKEEEQGKRIMDIAADLPDLEQIIWASLPDAKSISDGKYPHVYHWQSKAAVTDYIRTEKPALWKKTTAVLFPNYFENSLTQPRTYLPIKQDDGTYLRSFVLPETTPLPNVAISDTGKLVQYILDHPDECLEKEIAFYSEAISEGEKIKSMASAYGIDIHYNELSSEEFQSILKSKMDDMCALDFTEQLLIFRDFGMIYARPEFVQANKLPGLDLMKWDDFMAANNLAEYMTSN